ATCGGATTTAGCAGAGCCTTTTGTAGAGAAACTCAACATAGCAATATGTGGTTCAATGCCAAAAAATTCTGCAGTTTGTGCACTTTGTACTGCAATTTCAGCCAATTGCTCTGCAGTAGGGGCAATATTGATTGCACAGTCAGAAAATAGATATTTTTCATTTCCACGAAGCATAAGAAAAGCCCCACTAATAAGATTATTGCCTGGTTTTGCTTTTATAATTTGTAAAGCTGGGCGAACAGTATCTCCAGTGGTATGAACTGCTCCACTAATCAGTCCATCTACCTTGTCTAGATAAGTTAGCATGGTACCAAAATAGTTTACGTTTTTAAGCAACTCTCTTGCTTGCTCTTCTGTCGCTTTTCCTTTACGACGTTCTACAAAAGCTTGTACCATTTCATCAAATGCATCGTAATGGTTGGGATCAATGATTTCAAGATTTTCTACATGAATTCCTTGTTCTTTAGCGATTTTTTGGATTTCTTTTGGATCGCCAAGAAGTACAGGTTCTACTAGATCATCTTTTTTAAGACGTACTGTTGCACCTAAAACACGAATATCTGTTCCTTCAGGGAAAACAATGCGAATGTTTTTACCCCGAATTTTGGATTTTAGATCTTCAAATAAATTCACTATATTTCCCTCCAAATTGATTTTTATTAAAAAGCACTCCCTTTTATTATAATGCTTTATGGGAAGGGATAACAAGGGTTTTTTAAGATGTTTTAGTAAAAAATATGT
Above is a genomic segment from Garciella nitratireducens DSM 15102 containing:
- the pta gene encoding phosphate acetyltransferase produces the protein MNLFEDLKSKIRGKNIRIVFPEGTDIRVLGATVRLKKDDLVEPVLLGDPKEIQKIAKEQGIHVENLEIIDPNHYDAFDEMVQAFVERRKGKATEEQARELLKNVNYFGTMLTYLDKVDGLISGAVHTTGDTVRPALQIIKAKPGNNLISGAFLMLRGNEKYLFSDCAINIAPTAEQLAEIAVQSAQTAEFFGIEPHIAMLSFSTKGSAKSDEVTKVQEATKLAQQMAPNYEIDGELQFDAAFVESVAQKKAPQSKVAGKATVFVFPEIQSGNIGYKIAQRLGNFEAIGPILQGLNKPISDLSRGCNEEDVYKLTVITASQTLI